From the genome of Eucalyptus grandis isolate ANBG69807.140 chromosome 2, ASM1654582v1, whole genome shotgun sequence, one region includes:
- the LOC104435700 gene encoding F-box protein At4g18380, whose translation MDLPRPEVEGEGGEEDGEDQLGRLPDDLLLHILDRVHDARSLARCLAVSKRLSSLVPLTPTVSLSFPRPRLLPASSESESEPGRWRRRSGFLSRLVDRFVRGPLRFLHRVASAKSASRSGGGGDDDCDCDCDYDSRPAPGEVLKPFRGIESLRVELPSCVDAVGLNGKRTVLRWTARFGGEMKSCVVLGANSLRRREDGAAASGEEGALELRPRAVEEVELEPGPVIAEEELKLRVVWIISCLIAASARHYLLRQIVADHPMLKSVAIVDSDKQGKVRMLEEEIAEMRRSFDSEAADSSSAERIRVPDLRMKLWYAPELELPESGYVMRGATMVLIAPASEAEGEEHGKAKEGGGGGGDLGDVMRSASFEGGGGEDEAAFREAATEMGKLKRTYTLEMNSF comes from the coding sequence ATGGATCTTCCAAGGCCGGAggttgaaggagaaggaggagaagaagatggggagGACCAGCTCGGTCGCCTACCGGACGACCTGCTCCTCCACATCCTGGACCGAGTCCACGACGCCAGGTCCCTCGCCCGCTGCCTCGCCGTCTCCAAGCGCCTCTCCTCCCTCGTCCCCCTCACCCCCACCGTCTCCCTCTCCTTCCCCCGCCCCCGCCTCCTCCCCGCCTCCTCCGAGTCCGAGTCCGAGCCCGGCCGCTGGCGCCGCCGGAGCGGCTTCCTCTCCCGCCTCGTCGACAGATTCGTCCGCGGCCCCCTCCGCTTCCTCCACCGCGTCGCCTCGGCTAAATCGGCCTCCCGCTCCGGCGGAGGAGGCGACGACGATTGCGATTGCGATTGCGACTACGATTCTCGTCCCGCTCCCGGCGAAGTCCTTAAACCCTTCAGAGGAATCGAGTCGCTGCGCGTGGAGCTCCCCTCCTGCGTCGACGCGGTCGGGCTCAACGGTAAGCGCACGGTCCTCAGGTGGACGGCTCGATTCGGCGGCGAGATGAAGAGCTGCGTCGTCCTCGGAGCGAATTCGCTGCGGAGGAGAGAGGACGGCGCCGCCGCCTCGGGAGAGGAAGGCGCACTAGAATTGAGACCGAGAGCCGTCGAAGAGGTTGAGCTCGAGCCCGGGCCGGTCATCGCGGAGGAGGAGCTGAAGTTGCGAGTGGTCTGGATCATTTCTTGCTTGATCGCTGCTTCGGCGAGGCATTATCTGCTGAGACAGATCGTGGCGGATCATCCGATGCTGAAGAGCGTGGCGATCGTTGACTCGGACAAGCAGGGGAAGGTCCGGATGCTAGAGGAAGAGATCGCCGAGATGAGGAGATCCTTCGACTCGGAGGCGGCCGATTCATCGTCGGCGGAGAGGATCCGAGTTCCGGACTTGAGGATGAAGCTGTGGTACGCGCCGGAGCTGGAGCTGCCGGAGTCAGGGTACGTGATGAGAGGGGCGACGATGGTGCTGATCGCGCCGGCGAGTGAGGCCGAGGGGGAGGAGCATGGGAAggcgaaggaaggaggaggcggcggcggcgacttGGGGGACGTGATGAGGAGCGCGAGCTTCGAGGGAGGCGGCGGAGAGGATGAGGCGGCGTTCCGTGAGGCGGCGACGGAGATGGGGAAGCTGAAGAGGACGTATACGCTGGAGATGAATTCCTTCTGA